Genomic DNA from Jonesia denitrificans DSM 20603:
CACGACACCTCAGCGACATCACAGGGTTTCCCACCACCACAGCCGAAGACCTCGTGGAAGCAACACAAGACGTTGGGTCCTTTGTGCAGGTATCAGGAACCTTGAAGAGGGTTGCGGTGAAACTCTCCAAGATCTGCAACGATCTGAGGTTACTGTCATCAGGGCCCCGGGCAGGACTGGGGGAAATCCACCTGCCACCTGTTCAAGCAGGTTCGTCAATCATGCCCGGCAAAGTGAATCCGGTGATCCCCGAAGTGGTCAACCAAGTTGCCTATGAAGTTGTCGGAAATGACGTCGCCATATCGATCGCTGCAGAAGCAGGACAGTTGCAACTCAACGCGTTTGAACCGTTGATCTTCCACAAACTGGACTCTGGGGTGCGGCATTTGTCCCAAGCATGTCGAACCCTCGCAGACCGGTGCGTTTCCGGGATCACCACTGACCGCGACGCCCTGCAACGCACTGTCGAGCACTCTATTGGCCTGGCCACTGCCCTTAACCCCCATCTTGGTTACGCCACAGCAACCTCAGTTGCAGCCGAAGCACTCGCTAGCGGACGCGGTGTCGCTGACATTGTCGTGGAGCGCCAACTCATGACACCAGAGGAGCTTGCCCTGGTTCTGAGCCCAGAACGACTAGCGAACCTCCGGCCCAAGATGGTTATTCCTGCGCAAGAGTCGCCGGAAACCCACCTGTCGCGATAGGCCCCCACGACTCGATCTCCACGACGATCACTGACTTCCCCTGGGTGACCATCGCCTCACGGTATTCCTGCCAGTTCGGGTGCTCGCCGCCAACCGCCCGGAAGTACTCCACCAGCACCTCAACCGAGTCAGGAAGATCGATGACGGTAGCGAGTCCATTGATTTGCACCCACGCATCATCAAAATCAGCGCCCAAAATACACAAGGACACCTGCGGGCGGCGGCGAATATTTGCCGCCTTTGCGCGGCTCGGGTACGTGGACACAAGAACCCGCCCACGGTCATCAACCCCATACACGACTGGGGACATCTGTAACCCGCCATCTTTGCGGTAGGTCGTGAGCACTGCACGTTTCTCACTGCGAAGAAACTCCAACAACCCTTCACGGTCAACCGCTGTATTTGTTGCAATCCGCCGCGCCATGGTGACTCCCGCTCTTTATGATCTGCGATGCTCTGGTTGCCTGCGCTGGCACCCCACCTGAGATACTAACGATGTGACTCAACCTCCCCAGCCTAACCCCGTCCACCCGCTGTCTCACCAAGCCCATGAACCCTTGGTCGCTCTCGTGCGCTCCGGTCTAGTGGAAAGTGTTCACTATGGTTCTTGGATCGCACTCGACTCCACGGGAGAAACGATCACCAGCGCTGGAGACCCTGACGCGCTCATCTACCCGCGTTCTGCGCTTAAACCCCTCCAAGCGTTCGCCCTCCTGACTGCCGGCTGGGACGGGACCCTCGAACAGGTCGCCTTAGCGTGTGCCAGCCATTCGGGAACAAGCCGCCACTGTGACGTGGTCACCTCAACTTTGCGCGACGCCCACCTCACAATTGATGCGCTTCGTAACACCCCAGACCTACCGCTTGGGCAGAACGAACGCACCGAGGCAATACGTGCCAGCGCCACCCCCACCTCTCTGGCCCAAAATTGCTCCGGCAAGCACGCAGCCATGCTTGCCACATGCGTTCACAACAGGTGGGACCTCGACAGCTACCTTGACCCCACACATCCTCTCCAACAGCACATCCGCACCACAATCGAATCATTCACAGGTGAACCGATCACCATCACATCGGTCGACGGATGCGGGGCCCCGCTGTTCGCTATGACCCTGCGCGCACTCGCACACGCCTTCACAACTCTGGCGACCAAAGCACACACAGACTCACGGTCACCAGCTGCGAACATCATTACGGCCATGACCACTCACCCCACCCTTGTGGCAGGTCCAGGACGCGACGTCACAGACATGATGGTCGCCTTCCCAGGGCTTGTTACAAAAGACGGTGCAGAAGGAATTCACATTGCGGTTTTCCCAGACTCACGTGTTGCCGCACTCAAAATCGCAGACGGCACGAACAGAGGGCGCGTCACAGCTGCCCTCCACCTCCTTGGTGAACTGGGTGCACACGACCCGCAGCTGACCCTCGCCCACACCCCTGCCGTCCTCGGTGGGGGACAACCTGTTGGGCACACCTACATCATCCCAGCACGTGACACCACCACCACACGTCAGTAGGCTGCCACCATGAGACTACTCGCACGCGTCATCACCACAACCACACTCACAGGAATCGCAGCACTGCATGCCGCCTGGGCAACAGGCTCCGCATTTCCCTTTGCCACCCGCGAAGAACTCGCAGACACCGTAGTCGGGTCACCCGAATTCCCTGGTGCCAACGCATGCTGGACTGTGACAGCGCTCGCAGGAACAGGTGCGCTTCTTGTGGCAGTGCAACCACGAACCACGCTTGTGCGCCTTGCCCACCGTGGAGTGGCTGCCACCCTCCTTGCCCGCGCAATCATTGGCGGGCGAACCTCCACGCAACTCCTTGGCCTCCCAGAACCCAGCCGCGCGTTCCTTGACGCTGACAAGAAAATTTACCGGCCGCTGTGCCTCACACTGGGGGTTGGTGCGTGGGTGAGCGCTTCACCGGCCCGTCAGTGAGGGCACATCACCCGTCAGCACCGAGGTCGAGATCAGCGACCTCAAACGTATTACAGGCGTCAAAGGACCCGCGTTCGTAGCCGCGGGTAAACCACCTTTGGCGTTGGGTCGCACTGCCATGCGTGAACTGGTGGGGGTCCACTGAACTACCTGACGCTTCTTGAATGCGGTCATCACCAACAGCGGCGGCAGCATCAAGAGCGTCACGTAGTTGCGCATCGGTGATCGGTTCGAGAAAAGGGCGACCAGTATCTGGGTCCGGAGTCGTTGCAGCGGCACCCGCCCACATGCCTGCAAGGCAGTCCGCCATCAGTTCGACCCGCACAGAGTCCGAATCCGCACCAGAACCACCACGATCTGCGTCCCCCAACACCCCGGTGATGTGCTCAATATGGTGTCCCACCTCATGAGCGGTGATGTACATCTGCGCTAAAGGGCCGCCTGTCGTACCAAAATCAGTGCGCAACACCTCGTAAAAGGACACATCTATGTAGACAGTTTCGTCAGCAGGACAGTAAAAAGGACCGACCGCAGAGGTCGCAGATCCACAACCGGTGGACACAGAACCAGAAAAACTGACCGCCCTAGGCATGGTGTAGGCCACCCCTGTTTGGGTGTCTAGCGTGTCAGCCCAATATGCATCCAACGACTCCATGGTCCACCCGTAACGGCATTCATCATCCGCGTTGGCTCGATCCGCCGTGTCACACCCTGTGAGGTCACTGGATTGCGACTGAGTGCCTGTGCTTGTGGTGTCGAGCAACGACGCGAACTGAGTGAGGTCAACTCCAAACAACTGCGACAGCAACACCAGCGCGATGACGCCGACACCGCCACCGATCGCAGCTTTTCCACCTGAACGCCGCTGCACACGAGAGGAGTCGAAGTTCCCGCCTTCTTGGAATGTCATGCCGACAGAATACCGTCACCGGCACATCGGTGATGGGTCGTCCTCATCTAGTGCACCACGAGCATCAAGTGCGTCTGCAGTGTCGAGCGCGAACTTTGTTGCCCGCAACACGACAGGGAGGAATACCCGAGAAGGTGTTGGGGTAGCGCCGCGTGCTGTCACTGCACTGCGGGTTTGTGCAATGAGCTCCAACAGCACAGGGATCATCCGAAGTGTCAATGAGATGGTCAGTGCGACGATTGTGGCGGCGCGAACTCCAATGACGCGTGCCGATGCGCGGGTCACCAGGTCAGTGATGTCGGTTGTGCTGGTGGTGCGTGACACGACAGTTGCCACCATGACAACACCGATCAAACCAGCAGGCATCATGAACGCCAACATTGGGTTGCCTCGCCACACGTGATACCCGGCCATGGGACCAACAACGAACACAAGTGGCCATAAACCCATGAGCGTCCGCCAGGACAGTGCGGCACTGGCCCACAAGATGATGGCCACAACCAGCGCGCCGATGGCAATGGGAACCGTACGTACACAACCCACGACCAGACTGAACCCAATCACCACGAAGATTTTGGCTCCTGCGGGGAGACGATGAATGACACTGGTTCCGGGGCTGTAGGTGCCCACAAGTACAGGCGCAGCATCAAGTCGTTGATGGCGGGGAACTCGGCGTGGTGTGGTCATTGATCAGGCCATGGTTGCGAGAGCACCAGGTCATATGCGGCCAGTGCTTCATCGGGTGAGCCGTCTGCAATGACATGACCATGATCGATCACGATGACACGATCAGTGCTCCGTGCATGGTCAAGGTCATGGGTTGCGAAGATCACCTGTTGATCCACCGTGGCGAGAAGGTCGATGACGCGTCGACGCCACCGGGCATCCAGTCGGGTGGTTGGCTCATCACACACCACCACTCGCGGACCAGTAGCGAGCACTGACATGAGAGCGACAAGTTGTGCTTGCCCACTAGACAATGACGCAACAGCTTGATGCGGACTCAATCCAAGACCCCACTGGTCAAGAAGTGTCTGTGCGTGGGCTGGAACCTGCGATGACACATCATCGTGCCGCTTGCGGCGGCGCGCGATCCGCAATGACAACTCAAGGTCTTCGCCCACAGTGGGTGCAAGAATTTGTGTGTGCGGGTCAGGGAACGTGAACGCCACCTGTGCCCGCACCTTGCTGGCGTGATCGATGGTGTCATCACCATCAACTGTGACCGCGCCATAAGTGGGTCCAACGAGCCCGTTGACAAGCCGCAAGAACGTTGACTTTCCGCTCCCATTAGCTCCAACAACGGCCACACGTTGTTCTGTGATACTCAGCGTGGTGGGCGCAAGAAGTGTCCGTCCTTGCGCCTCCACACTGACATCAGTGAAAGAAATGGTCGCCATGGGGTGACGTTAGCGTAAGTCCCGTAACACGGGGAATGCGCGCAACACAGCTAAGGAGACAAGGACTGCAGCTGTGGTTTTGATGATGTCGCCAGGAATGAAAATGAGGTCAGCAGTTAAGGCGTCGAGGAAAGGCATTGGTACGCGCAGGTGCATCCCCACAATTCCGAGCGTGTGAATCGTGAGTAAAGAGATGAGTAAGCACACGGCAATAGTGGTTGCCGTGTGGAACACACGAAGACGGCGGGCGGTGTCAGGGGCAGCACGTTCAACGATTGCCCGGGTTGCTAGGAGTCGCCGGGTAGCCCACCCGATAGCGAACGCTGCGAGGGGGAAGGCAAGAAGGTAGCCCGCAGTGGGTCCCACAAATGGGGCAAGCCCCGAGTTCCCACCGGAGAAGACCGGTAATCCGGCGGCACCTAAGGCGAGGTACACCACTACAGCAGCGCTACCGCGGCGGGCGCCTAAGACAAGACCTGAGAGCATAACTCCAAAGGTTTGCAGTGTGATGGGGGCAGGGACACCTGCGATAGCGATTGCTGGTGCTAAAGCACAACCGACGATGATGGCTGCGAACGTTGCGACTAACGCAACGTCACGTGAGATGCGGGCACGTGGTGAACGGCGGGTACGCGGCGATGCAGGAGCCGCTACTGATTGTGTGGACAAGTTTTCCCCCTCAACGATGTGACGCAACACCACCATGGTGATGGTGTGACGTGAAGAAATACAACAGCCCTGACAGTAGTGGACCGGTAGAATCAAACACGTTTGTGTCTGGCATGAGGTTGCAGGGCACTGTTTGGAGAAAACCAACAAAGGACTGTGCGTGATTACTGCCACTGGTGTGGAGCTTCGGATCGGGGCACGAACCCTGTTACAACCCACAAGTTTTCGGGTCGGCCCCGGCGACAGAATCGGGTTAGTGGGGCGTAACGGCGCGGGCAAAACAACCCTCACCCGGGTGCTTGCCGGGGAAGGACAAGCCACAGATGGGTCAGTGTCCCGCAGTGGGGTGATTGGATACCTTCCACAAGACCCGCGTCCGTCTGACCCCACAACAAGCGCGAAAGACCACATTCTTTCCATCCGTGACTTGCATAATCTTGCTGCGTTGATGGCGAAAATAGAAGAGCAAATGGCGTCATCTGATCCGAAGGTGATGGCTAAAGCACTGGATCGCTATCCGAAAGTGGAAGCACGCTTTCTTGCGGCGGGTGGTTATGCCGCGCAGAGCGAAGCACTACGCATTGCGGCGAACTTGGGGTTGGACAACACGCTCTTGAACCATGGGCTGGGGGAGTTGTCCGGTGGTCAACGCAGACGGGTGGAACTTGCCCGCATTTTGTTCTCTGGTGGTGAAACGCTGTTGCTTGATGAGCCCACCAACCACCTTGACGCTGACTCGATTATCTGGCTGCGCGACTATTTGCGCACCTACGAGGGCGGTCTCATCGTGATCTCCCACGACAACGAATTCATGCGCGCCATTGTGAACAAGGTTTATCACCTTGACGCCAACCGTGGCGTTCTTGATCAGTACAACATGGGGTGGGACGCCTACCTGCAACAACGGCAAGATGATGAACGCCGCCGCCGCCGGGAGCGTGCAAACGCAGAAAAGAAAGCGTCAGCACTCGTTGCACAGGCAGAGAAGATGCGCGCGAAAGCCACAAAGGCGGTTGCTGCGCAGAACATGTTGAAACGTGCTGAGCGGATGATGGAAGGACTTGATGAACAGCGGGCAGCGGACAAGGTCGCGAAATTGCGGTTTCCAACCCCCGCGCCCTGCGGGCGAGTACCGCTCACCGGTTCTGCGCTGTCAAAAAGCTATGGGTCGTTAGAAGTTTTTACCGGTGTTGACCTCGCAATCGACAGGGGATCCCGAGTGGTGATTCTTGGGTTCAACGGTGCGGGAAAAACAACACTGCTCCGAGTGCTCGCGGGGGTTGAAGAACCCACATCAGGCACTGTTGAAGCAGGCCATGGTCTCAAATTGGGTTACTACGCCCAAGAACATGACACTCTTGATCTTGATCTGACAGTTGTTGAGAATCTGCGCCACGCCGCTCCTGACCTCACCGATACACAAGTACGGTCAGTACTTGGATCATTCCTGTTCTCCGGTGACGACGCAGATAAACCCACCCGCGTGCTTTCTGGTGGTGAAAAGACACGGCTTGCTCTGGCGACCCTCGTGGTGTCCTCAGCAAATGTGCTACTCCTTGACGAACCCACAAACAACCTTGATCCGGCGTCTCGGGCAGAGATCCTGGGGGCGCTTGCTACCTATGAGGGGGCAGTCATTATGGTGACTCACGATGAAGGGGCCGTCGATGCGCTGTCGCCAGACCGAGTATTACTCCTACCCGACGGTGACGAAGACTTGTGGAACGACTCCTACCGCGACCTCGTCGCTCTTGCGTGACGCGACAAGCCCGTCGACCTCAATCAACAAACAAAGAATCCTCGTAGTCCGCATCGACGTCCTTTATGTGTCGCGTCTTTCGTTGCCCCGCACCGTGTTGCTTGCCAGTCCTGGAGGTCCCCTCTTGGGCGTTCAATGCGGCAAAAGGGTTATATTCTGACGATACTGGTGCACGGCGTGAACGGTGTTCCCGCACGACGAGCACAAAGAAACCAGCGCCGGCACCAATAGCAAAGACCCACCACTGCAGTGCGTAGGACAAATGTGACCCGGGGTCCGTGTCAGGTTCGGGCAATGCCCGCATTGCGGTGGTTGGGGCAGGGTCTTCTTCGATCAGTGATCCATAGACATGTTCGTACACCGGCATCGTGGGCCACTGCTCCAACCCGCCATACGTGGCCCCCGCAACCAGCGCATCGGTCACCGTAATGGACTGCACTTGGCCATCAGGTGCGTCACGCCCCACGCGTGCCTCACTGTGGCGAAGATGCACGGTCACTGTCACAAGACCTGTGGGAGGAGCTGGGATCGTCGATGGGCGGGTGACGTCAACGTCATAGGGAACCCAACCACGGTTGACAAGAAGGACAGCACCGTCTTCCGTTTCCAACGGAACTAACACGTGCACGGAAGGTGTTGAAGCGATAGGGCGGTTTCGCAATAACGCTGTTGCCTGTGGTACGTAGGTACCACGCACAGATACTGGTGTCCACACCTGGGAGTCGGAGATCGCGTCGCTAGGGGAGGGAACCACTTCACTCAAAGCAACCGGATCAGCTGAGTAGTTCACCGCAATTGTGTCAATGCGTGCGTCCTTATTGACATGACGACTCCACTGCCAGCGTCCCAACGAAAGACACAAAATCACCACGACAGCGACAGCCAAAGCAATCCCCAACCACTGGAGAAAAGAACGCGGTTGGGACCTCACGCAGGATCCCCTGGGATCACACGGTCAAGCTCAGAAACCGGAACTGTGTCACGCAAGAAATTGCGGGCCCCCAAAAAGCGCTCCAAATGGTCGCGGTGGTCTTGGCACGACAACCACACCTTGCGGCGTTCGGGGGTGTGAATTTTGGGGTTATTCCACAACAGTCCCCACACGGCAACTGCCCGACACCCTTTCCCAGAGCAGATCAACTCGTCGACAGGATCTGCGATTCCTAGCACGTCAGTCATGACTCTCCTTGGAAGGTGGAGTGTTCTCGTCCTCATCACCTGACTGGACAACAGGCGCATCAAGCTGGTGCCACTGCATCGGATTGTCCATAGTATGAGTTGTCAAACGCCCCATGTTTGATCCCACCACGGCGATATATGGAAGGAAAATTGCCGCACCAATAAGTACCCACTGAAGTGCACCCGAGGCAAAATACGCGCCGATGAAACAGGCAAACCGAATGCCCATCTGAATGGAGTACACACGAATGCGACGCCCCTGGTCCTGGGCAAGGGACGTGGGGGCGCTGGTAATCGAGGGAGCAGCAGAACGCCTGTGCACCCACACTATTCTACGCTCCCTGACAATTTTGTAGGATCCCTACGAACTTCACCAGGACATGGCGGGCGTTTCGTTGGCACTGCGGGCAGGCCCTCTTCTATAGATTACCTACAGACCACAGCAACGACGAAGGAGCGCACGTGAGCGAGACCACCACACGAGTTGTCCTAGTGACTGGGGCGAACCGCGGAATCGGGCGAGCCATCGCCGAAGCATTTGTGGCCCAAGGAGACACCGTGGCCACAATCTACCGCAGCGGAGACCTGCCACATGGAGTCCACGGATATGTGGGAGACGTCACCTCCACTACCGACATTGACGCCGCGTTTACCCGCATCGAAGCAGACTTAGGGCCAGTCACAGTTTTGGTCGCCAACGCGGGGATCACCCGTGACCAGCTACTCATGCGCATGAGTGATGAAGAGTTCGACCAGGTTGTGGACGTCAACCTCACTGGTGCGTTCCGGTGTGCACGTCGCGCATCAAAAGGCATGATCAAAGCGCGCAATGGCCGCATCATCTTCATCTCATCCGTCGTTGGCCTATACGGCGGACCTGGCCAAGTAAACTATTCGGCGTCCAAAGCAGGGCTGGTGGGTATGGCACGGTCCATTACCCGCGAACTAGGCTCACGCTCAATCACTGCCAACGTTGTCGCACCAGGGTTCATTAACACGGACATGACCCAAGCTCTGCCTGAAGCAACTCAAAAGACCTACAAGTCCTCCATTCCTGCCGGTCGGTTCGCAGAGCCCCATGAGGTTGCAGCTGCCGTCCAATTCCTCGCTTCCGAGCAGGCCGGATACATTTCTGGTGCCGTCATCCCCGTGGATGGCGGACTGGGAATGGGTCACTAAAAACCTGACGTTCCTGCAGCGTACCCCACCCACTGAAAGGCTCACTATGTCACTTCTGGCCGGTAAAAAAATCCTCATCACCGGGGTGTTAACACAGCACTCGATCGCGTTTCACGTTGCCCGTCTTGCGCAAGAGCAAGGCGCAACCGTCATCCTCACGTCCTTTGGACGACAGATGAAGCTCACGCAAGCTATCGCGAAGCGTCTGCCTGAACCTGCCCCAGTCCTCACCCTGGATGTGACGAATCGCGAGGACCTCGACACGCTGAAAGACCGTGTTCTTGAACACGTTGATGGGCTTGATGGTGTTGTCCATTCCATTGGGTTTGCCCCCCAGTCCGTCATGGGTGGCAACTTCCTCTCGGGGGAATGGGCAGACGTTGCGACGGCTCTGGAAATCTCAGCTTTTTCGTTGAAATCCCTGGCCGTTGCCACTCAACCCCTCATGTCCACTGGTGGTTCTGTGGTGGGATTGACGTTCGACGCGAAGTTCGCGTGGCCGGTGTATGACTGGATGGGGGTGGCGAAAGCAGCCTTCGAATCGACCGCTCGGTATCTTGCGCGTGACCTTGGTCCGCAGGGGATTCGGGTTAACCTCGTATCAGCAGGACCGATCCGCACCACTGCTGCAAAGTCCATTCCGGGCTTTGAACAGATGGAAGGGAACTGGCCCAACCGAGCGCCGCTTGGGTGGGACCAGTCGAACCCGGAACCAACCGCACGCGCGGTGGCAGCATTGCTGTCAGACTGGTTCCCGGCAACAACTGGCGAGATCGTTCATGTAGACGGTGGAGTCCACGCGATGGGACAGTAGGTTGACTTTGACGCACAGCACTCAGCGACTTCTTTTGCTGCGGCACGCGAAAGCAGAACCAGCAGGTGCAGTAACAGACCACATGCGCCCGCTGGCGCTTCGTGGACGCAAACAGGCGCGAGCGGTCGCTGAGGTGCTGGTCACCCACAACCTCATCCCTGATGCAGTGTTGGTGTCCTCAGCTGTGCGCACGAAACAAACGTGGGAGATTCTTGCCGGTGGGTTCGACCATGCACCCGCGAAGGTGAGCTTCCACGATGACCTGTATGTTGCTGGGGTGGACGATGTTCTCAAGCTTGTCGCCACAACCCACGGCAGCACGGTGCTGGTTGTGGGTCATGAGCCGACGATGTCTGCGGTTGCTGAACAACTTGCTGGTGACGGATCGAGCCAGGATGCCTATGCCCAGGTTCGTTTGGGTATCCCGACCGCAACGTTATGTGTCTTGGAATCAGACCAGCCTTTTGGTCAGTGGGAAGCACGTGGAGTGACCCTTACCCAGGTGATCCGGCCCGAGCACTAAGATCATGCGTATCAACCCGTTTCTTGTTCTTGCAGTGGGCATTGCGATGACTGCGTGGGTCGCCGGAGCTCGGGCTTTGTGGGGGCTTCCTGGAAGTCACGCTGTCACCTATCTGGGCGCGGTTGGCCTCCCCATCCTTGTAGGGCATCTCCTGCTCGCCCGTGCGCAAGCACGTGCAAGACGACAGCACACACCTCTTCGTTCTGGTGTGTGGGGTACGCTCGTCGGATCGTGGGTGTGCCTGTTCTTACTTGGTTTGTTCCTGCCTGAACGCGTAGATGGTCACCTCACCCACATCATCGTTGGCACACAAGAACCAGCACGTGGACTGCTCATCGGGTTCGCTAATCCGCTCGGTATTATCGGTGTCGCCTTGCTTATCGCGGCTGTCATCATGGCGAGCCTTGACGCCCGACCACCCCGCCCAAGCGAGGACGACTTACTCGACGCTGCATTCGGAGAATGACATGACCACCACCCGCCTTGTCGTCATGGATGTCGACTCCACACTCATTGAACAAGAAGTCATCGAGCTGATCGCTCAGCACGCAGGGACCTATGAGCTGGTAGCCAACATCACAGAACGCGCGATGCGCGGCGAACTGGATTTTGCGGCATCACTGGCTGCACGGGTAGACACGCTTGCTGGGGTGCACGTGGACGATCTTGCCAAGGTGCGTGATGCGGTCACGTTTAGTCCAGGTGCCCGCGAGTTCATCGCTGAATGCCAGCGCCGTGGGTGGGAAGTCGCACTTGTGTCAGGAGGGTTCACGGAAATCGTGCGCCACCTTGCCCACGAGGTAGGCATTACCAGGTTCCGGGCTAACCATCTGGACGTGGTGGCAAATCGGTTGACGGGACGCACCACTGGCACCATTGTGGACCGCGCCTACAAAGAAACATCTCTGCGCGAGTTTGCGGCCGAGCTGGGTATCCCCATGGATGACACGGTAGCTATTGGTGATGGGGCCAACGACCTTGACATGATCCATGCCGCTGGAATTGGCATCGCCTACAACGCGAAACCTATTGTTGTTGAACAAGCGCCCTACGCGATCTCGGGTTCCCTGATCTCGGCACTTGATGTGATCGACAACCACCCCAAGTAGGTCGAAAGACCCAAGTAATCGTGCCATGATGGTGCCGTGACCACCCATCAGAGCAACGCCAATGGCACGCTACGCATCGGCGTGACAAGTGCTTTGCTTGTGGCGTTGGCTGCAGGGGCGCACGTCTTGGGTGGGGGAGCACTCCATGTGAGTGCCGCCGTGATCGTCGCAGTCATCGTTGCTTTTCTCATCACCATCGTGACACGGGTGTCACCGTTTGTTTCCACTGCCTGGGTGGCACAGTGCGTCACCGCGCTCGCGGCAGTGATGACCCAGTGGGCAGCCCACGCAGTGTTCTCCCTGATGCCACCTGCACCGGTTCACACCAGTGAACTGGGCGGACACCTCGGCCAGGTGGTTCCTGTGGGAATGAGTTATGGCCATCATGCCCATGATGGGGCCATCACCGTGCCGCTTCCACCCCTGCAGGACATCCACAGTGGTGACCATAGTTCCCCATTCATGGTCGTGACACACAGCGCGGCAGCAATGATCACGGTATGGGTCCTGGCTGACATTAATCGGGCGCTGACCCCATTGGGCGCGCTCCTCGCATCCCTATTGACTGCGCTCGTGTGGATCATACGGTTAGCGCCATTGCCGCACGCTGCCACCGTGAAAATCACGACAAGCGCTCACACAGGAAACGCTGGTAGGCGTCACTCGCGCCACCATCACCGACGCGGTCCACCACAACTGACACACCTGGTCATTGCCATCGCACGCACCTAACGCGGTGATGGTGTCAATCTCCCAGTTGTCAAGGAAGTGTCATGCCGTTTCCCCTCTTTTCCCATGCCCACACACCAGTTCGCCCCACACTCACCATCGCTGCCCTTGGTGCAGCCCTGCTTTTGGGTGGGTGTACCGCATCAGAAACCGCGCCACCCACAACCTCACTCACACAGGAAACAAGCACTCACAGTGCATCAGATCTCCTCACCATTGAGTCCGCCTGGGTGAAAGCCGGAACCCAAGGAACAATGACCGGTCTGTTTTTGTCCCTCACCAATACCGGCGACACCGCGTTGACCCTGACCAGTGCACACAGCGACAGTGCCACCATGATGGAGTTACACGACACCGTCGCGGCAGACGACGGATCAACCACCATGGTCGAAGTAGATGGTGGGTTCACCATCGCACCAGGTGACACGATGATCCTTGAACCAGGTGGGCGCCACCTCATGCTCATGGGGCTAACCAACGACCTCATCGCTGGAGACACCCTTGATGTCACCCTCACGTTCAACGACGGTTCCTCCACCACCATCAACGCCCCGATCCGCGAGGTTGATGGCGCCCAAGAAACGTACGAACACCAAGAAACCGACATGAGTGGCCATGACAAGTGACCGCGAACCACACCTGACTCGCAGACAATGGCTCACTTCAGCCGCGGTCATTGGTGGAACAGCGGTCGCTGGTGGCTCCCTGGGCGGAATTCTTCACCATTCCCAGGGGGCCACCA
This window encodes:
- the serB gene encoding phosphoserine phosphatase SerB, yielding MTTTRLVVMDVDSTLIEQEVIELIAQHAGTYELVANITERAMRGELDFAASLAARVDTLAGVHVDDLAKVRDAVTFSPGAREFIAECQRRGWEVALVSGGFTEIVRHLAHEVGITRFRANHLDVVANRLTGRTTGTIVDRAYKETSLREFAAELGIPMDDTVAIGDGANDLDMIHAAGIGIAYNAKPIVVEQAPYAISGSLISALDVIDNHPK
- a CDS encoding beta-ketoacyl-ACP reductase; amino-acid sequence: MSETTTRVVLVTGANRGIGRAIAEAFVAQGDTVATIYRSGDLPHGVHGYVGDVTSTTDIDAAFTRIEADLGPVTVLVANAGITRDQLLMRMSDEEFDQVVDVNLTGAFRCARRASKGMIKARNGRIIFISSVVGLYGGPGQVNYSASKAGLVGMARSITRELGSRSITANVVAPGFINTDMTQALPEATQKTYKSSIPAGRFAEPHEVAAAVQFLASEQAGYISGAVIPVDGGLGMGH
- a CDS encoding SixA phosphatase family protein, whose amino-acid sequence is MTHSTQRLLLLRHAKAEPAGAVTDHMRPLALRGRKQARAVAEVLVTHNLIPDAVLVSSAVRTKQTWEILAGGFDHAPAKVSFHDDLYVAGVDDVLKLVATTHGSTVLVVGHEPTMSAVAEQLAGDGSSQDAYAQVRLGIPTATLCVLESDQPFGQWEARGVTLTQVIRPEH
- a CDS encoding DUF3099 domain-containing protein produces the protein MHRRSAAPSITSAPTSLAQDQGRRIRVYSIQMGIRFACFIGAYFASGALQWVLIGAAIFLPYIAVVGSNMGRLTTHTMDNPMQWHQLDAPVVQSGDEDENTPPSKESHD
- a CDS encoding ABC-F family ATP-binding cassette domain-containing protein, coding for MITATGVELRIGARTLLQPTSFRVGPGDRIGLVGRNGAGKTTLTRVLAGEGQATDGSVSRSGVIGYLPQDPRPSDPTTSAKDHILSIRDLHNLAALMAKIEEQMASSDPKVMAKALDRYPKVEARFLAAGGYAAQSEALRIAANLGLDNTLLNHGLGELSGGQRRRVELARILFSGGETLLLDEPTNHLDADSIIWLRDYLRTYEGGLIVISHDNEFMRAIVNKVYHLDANRGVLDQYNMGWDAYLQQRQDDERRRRRERANAEKKASALVAQAEKMRAKATKAVAAQNMLKRAERMMEGLDEQRAADKVAKLRFPTPAPCGRVPLTGSALSKSYGSLEVFTGVDLAIDRGSRVVILGFNGAGKTTLLRVLAGVEEPTSGTVEAGHGLKLGYYAQEHDTLDLDLTVVENLRHAAPDLTDTQVRSVLGSFLFSGDDADKPTRVLSGGEKTRLALATLVVSSANVLLLDEPTNNLDPASRAEILGALATYEGAVIMVTHDEGAVDALSPDRVLLLPDGDEDLWNDSYRDLVALA
- a CDS encoding SURF1 family protein, whose product is MRSQPRSFLQWLGIALAVAVVVILCLSLGRWQWSRHVNKDARIDTIAVNYSADPVALSEVVPSPSDAISDSQVWTPVSVRGTYVPQATALLRNRPIASTPSVHVLVPLETEDGAVLLVNRGWVPYDVDVTRPSTIPAPPTGLVTVTVHLRHSEARVGRDAPDGQVQSITVTDALVAGATYGGLEQWPTMPVYEHVYGSLIEEDPAPTTAMRALPEPDTDPGSHLSYALQWWVFAIGAGAGFFVLVVREHRSRRAPVSSEYNPFAALNAQEGTSRTGKQHGAGQRKTRHIKDVDADYEDSLFVD
- the fabI gene encoding enoyl-ACP reductase FabI, with the translated sequence MSLLAGKKILITGVLTQHSIAFHVARLAQEQGATVILTSFGRQMKLTQAIAKRLPEPAPVLTLDVTNREDLDTLKDRVLEHVDGLDGVVHSIGFAPQSVMGGNFLSGEWADVATALEISAFSLKSLAVATQPLMSTGGSVVGLTFDAKFAWPVYDWMGVAKAAFESTARYLARDLGPQGIRVNLVSAGPIRTTAAKSIPGFEQMEGNWPNRAPLGWDQSNPEPTARAVAALLSDWFPATTGEIVHVDGGVHAMGQ